A window from Vulcanimicrobium alpinum encodes these proteins:
- a CDS encoding ATP-binding cassette domain-containing protein: MPNPSRTPMDRSAPPPLVALDRVNVHLDGRHVLHDVSWRLERGEQWAIVGANGSGKSTLLRVIRGDCWIDRDGGMRTYALDGVAEPVARAAPRIGYVSPELHERYVRLALPFDGRTLIASGLHDAIYLPRGVERAEAERVEALARRLDIVTLLERPIGALSFGELRVLLVARALVREPRVLVLDECANGLDRRMRARLLDVLQRAASATHVIAATHRADDVPATTTMHAVLDGGRIVSAGAGPPPRLARTAASPQSAAPARGRDELVAIRDADVYRGERRILRDVAWTLHRGEHCVVRGRNGAGKSTFAGLVAGTVPAALGADVRRFGKSGPFDVWELKRRIAHVSDALQIAYDVNPIVERVIASGFVASIGVLHEPDAAQRSAVHDVMRALRLQHLAGRRFLGLSFGERRKVLIARGLVHQPDLLILDEIWGGLDAEFRATLGAQLDRLVRGGTTVMLISHHDDDVPHFVRRACTIERGRVLEAS; encoded by the coding sequence ATGCCGAACCCTTCGCGGACGCCGATGGACCGCTCCGCCCCGCCGCCGCTCGTCGCCCTCGATCGCGTCAACGTTCACCTCGACGGGCGGCACGTGCTGCACGACGTCTCGTGGCGTCTGGAGCGCGGCGAACAATGGGCGATCGTCGGCGCGAACGGTTCGGGAAAAAGCACGCTCCTGCGCGTGATCCGCGGCGACTGCTGGATCGACCGCGACGGCGGGATGCGCACCTACGCGCTCGACGGGGTCGCCGAGCCGGTCGCGCGCGCCGCGCCGCGCATCGGCTACGTCTCGCCCGAGCTGCACGAACGGTACGTGCGGCTGGCCCTGCCGTTCGACGGCCGCACGCTGATCGCGAGCGGCCTGCACGACGCGATCTACCTGCCGCGCGGTGTGGAGCGTGCGGAAGCCGAGCGCGTCGAGGCACTGGCGCGGCGGCTCGACATCGTGACGCTGCTCGAGCGTCCGATCGGCGCGCTCTCGTTCGGCGAACTGCGCGTCCTGCTGGTCGCGCGCGCGCTGGTGCGCGAGCCGCGCGTGCTGGTGCTCGACGAGTGCGCGAACGGACTCGACCGGCGGATGCGCGCGCGGCTGCTCGACGTGCTGCAGCGGGCCGCGTCGGCGACGCACGTGATCGCCGCGACGCATCGAGCCGACGACGTGCCGGCCACCACGACGATGCATGCCGTTCTCGACGGCGGCCGCATCGTGTCGGCCGGCGCCGGCCCGCCGCCTCGACTCGCGCGCACCGCGGCGTCGCCGCAAAGCGCAGCCCCGGCGCGCGGCCGCGACGAACTCGTCGCGATCCGCGATGCCGACGTCTATCGCGGCGAGCGCCGGATCCTGCGCGACGTCGCGTGGACGCTGCACCGCGGCGAACACTGCGTGGTGCGAGGCCGCAACGGCGCCGGCAAGAGCACCTTTGCGGGGCTCGTCGCGGGGACCGTTCCGGCGGCGCTCGGCGCCGACGTGCGGCGTTTCGGCAAATCCGGTCCGTTCGACGTGTGGGAACTCAAACGGCGGATCGCGCACGTTTCCGACGCACTGCAGATCGCGTACGACGTGAATCCGATCGTCGAGCGCGTCATCGCCTCCGGCTTCGTCGCGAGCATCGGCGTCCTGCACGAGCCCGACGCGGCGCAGCGCAGCGCGGTCCACGACGTGATGCGGGCGCTGCGCCTCCAGCATCTCGCCGGACGGCGGTTTCTCGGACTGTCGTTCGGCGAACGCCGCAAAGTGCTGATCGCTCGCGGCCTCGTCCACCAGCCGGACCTGCTGATCCTCGATGAGATCTGGGGCGGACTCGACGCGGAGTTCCGCGCGACGCTCGGCGCGCAGCTCGACCGGCTGGTCCGGGGCGGAACGACGGTCATGCTGATCTCGCATCACGACGACGACGTTCCGCACTTCGTGCGCCGCGCGTGCACGATCGAGCGGGGCCGCGTCCTCGAAGCGAGTTAG
- a CDS encoding arginase family protein, with translation MRSLLVPYHHPDPLPALARAYAADDAIVVAKGAPGAMLAHLYRTAAERVAARDEPLVVLSGDCTTSLATVAGLQRRGIAPGVIWFDAHGDFHTARTTRSGYLGGMALAMLTGRGGAALTGAIGLAPVDDTRCVLAGARDVEPGEREALAASAVRQVAVETLGDADLPQSPWYVHLDLDVVDPGEMPPLRFPAPGGPSLEAVAQALRALAARGTIAALGVACTLTPAAFDLPDALAPVRALVDAAA, from the coding sequence ATGCGCAGCCTCCTCGTCCCCTATCATCACCCCGATCCGCTCCCTGCGCTCGCGCGAGCGTACGCGGCCGACGATGCGATCGTGGTCGCGAAGGGCGCGCCGGGCGCGATGCTGGCGCATCTGTATCGCACCGCGGCGGAACGCGTTGCGGCGCGTGACGAACCGCTCGTCGTGCTCAGCGGCGACTGCACGACATCACTGGCGACGGTGGCGGGGCTGCAGCGCCGCGGGATCGCGCCCGGTGTGATCTGGTTCGACGCGCACGGCGATTTTCACACCGCGCGCACGACGCGCAGCGGCTATCTCGGCGGGATGGCCCTCGCGATGCTGACCGGACGCGGCGGAGCGGCACTGACCGGCGCGATCGGCCTCGCGCCGGTCGACGACACGCGCTGCGTGCTGGCCGGCGCGCGCGACGTCGAGCCGGGCGAACGCGAAGCGCTGGCCGCATCGGCGGTGCGGCAAGTCGCGGTCGAGACGCTCGGAGATGCCGATCTCCCGCAGTCGCCGTGGTACGTGCACCTCGACCTCGACGTCGTCGATCCCGGCGAGATGCCGCCGCTGCGCTTTCCCGCGCCGGGCGGACCGTCGCTCGAGGCGGTCGCGCAGGCGCTGCGCGCGCTCGCGGCGCGCGGCACGATCGCCGCGCTGGGCGTCGCGTGCACGCTGACGCCGGCGGCGTTCGATCTCCCCGACGCGCTCGCGCCCGTTCGCGCGCTCGTCGACGCCGCGGCGTGA
- a CDS encoding ATP-binding protein, whose amino-acid sequence MGDGGGKKTFADALVRMRFRREVVHMGDFRTRIAGDYASVGAARRALRSYARLCGFSGDRLDDIETAVGEALANAAEHGSRGRAIDVCAWLSDDVLHIEIADAGPGFPASARARMIRPAPAAPRGYGIFLIHALIDDVAYVDGGRRLLLGKRLPRADGRAERA is encoded by the coding sequence GTGGGTGACGGCGGCGGCAAAAAAACTTTCGCGGACGCGTTAGTGCGGATGCGATTCCGGAGAGAAGTCGTGCATATGGGCGATTTCCGTACCCGGATCGCCGGTGATTATGCGTCGGTTGGTGCGGCGCGGCGTGCCTTGCGAAGCTATGCGCGGCTCTGCGGATTCAGCGGGGACCGTCTCGACGACATCGAGACCGCCGTCGGTGAAGCGCTGGCCAATGCGGCGGAGCACGGCAGTCGAGGGCGCGCGATCGACGTTTGCGCGTGGCTGAGCGACGACGTGCTGCACATCGAGATCGCCGACGCGGGGCCGGGTTTTCCGGCGTCGGCGCGTGCGCGCATGATTCGTCCGGCCCCGGCCGCGCCGCGCGGCTACGGCATTTTCCTGATTCACGCGCTCATAGACGACGTCGCCTACGTCGACGGCGGCCGGCGCCTGCTGCTCGGGAAACGCCTGCCGCGGGCCGACGGGCGCGCCGAGCGCGCCTAA
- a CDS encoding inositol monophosphatase family protein — protein sequence MAAPELIVRPARWTDRDAILRLTLAMGGHDDVARRDDPMRRLGAALGRADTRVVVAERDGAIVGFAEVQARVSMVADRFEAWLGALAVAPQARRGGVGAALLAAVEREARLLGCDAIVLESSAWRDDAYAFYRRSGFDERAPAVRFARTLSSDDDAALLQRFLDAAARAANAVAAAIAGLRDEASVGQGADGAPTEAADAAAEDAALRAFAALPCAIVSEERGLIGAPPGPGDCWIALDPLDGSRNYRAGYPPYAMAAGLVRDGVAIAGYVADLTSGRRWWAAGGAAYVDGRPAHTRRSPIAVVPSPSSGAPPARIAIPGVTRIRASGSTAIDLCRVADGSAAAFVALDRAVAHAHDLAGAMAVIVAAGGCVLEDGGRVPVLAPDAAALHRIVAAADRELAEALTTAPGG from the coding sequence GTGGCCGCGCCTGAACTCATCGTCCGACCGGCGCGCTGGACCGACCGCGACGCAATCCTCCGGCTCACGCTCGCGATGGGCGGCCACGACGACGTCGCGCGCCGCGACGATCCGATGCGGCGGCTCGGCGCGGCACTGGGCCGCGCCGACACGCGCGTCGTCGTCGCCGAACGCGACGGCGCGATCGTCGGCTTCGCCGAAGTGCAGGCGCGCGTCTCGATGGTGGCGGACCGCTTCGAAGCGTGGCTCGGCGCGCTCGCCGTCGCGCCGCAGGCGCGGCGCGGCGGCGTCGGCGCGGCGCTGCTCGCCGCGGTCGAGCGCGAAGCGCGCCTGCTCGGCTGCGACGCGATCGTGCTCGAAAGCTCGGCCTGGCGCGACGATGCGTACGCGTTCTATCGCCGCAGCGGGTTCGACGAACGCGCGCCGGCGGTGCGCTTCGCGCGCACGCTCTCCTCCGATGACGATGCCGCGCTCCTGCAGCGTTTTCTCGACGCGGCGGCGCGCGCGGCGAACGCCGTCGCGGCGGCAATCGCGGGACTCCGCGACGAAGCCTCCGTCGGTCAGGGTGCCGACGGCGCGCCGACCGAAGCCGCCGACGCCGCCGCGGAAGACGCCGCCCTGCGCGCCTTCGCGGCGCTGCCGTGCGCGATCGTCAGCGAAGAACGCGGCTTGATCGGCGCGCCGCCCGGCCCCGGCGACTGCTGGATCGCGCTCGATCCGCTCGACGGCAGCCGCAACTACCGCGCCGGCTACCCGCCGTACGCGATGGCGGCGGGTTTGGTGCGCGACGGCGTCGCGATCGCCGGCTACGTCGCCGACCTCACCTCGGGCCGCCGTTGGTGGGCCGCCGGCGGCGCGGCGTACGTCGACGGCCGGCCCGCGCACACGCGCCGATCGCCGATCGCGGTCGTCCCGAGCCCCTCGTCGGGCGCGCCGCCGGCGCGCATCGCGATCCCCGGCGTTACGCGGATACGCGCCTCCGGAAGCACGGCGATCGACCTCTGCCGGGTCGCCGACGGCTCGGCGGCCGCATTCGTCGCGCTGGATCGCGCGGTCGCGCACGCGCACGATCTTGCCGGCGCGATGGCGGTCATCGTCGCGGCCGGCGGCTGCGTCCTCGAGGACGGCGGCCGGGTCCCGGTGCTGGCGCCCGACGCCGCGGCGCTGCACCGGATCGTCGCCGCGGCCGATCGCGAACTCGCGGAGGCGCTTACGACGGCGCCCGGTGGGTGA
- a CDS encoding pirin family protein has translation MSVHVSGAQRSLARVIPSVEVLEGGGFQVRRPLPTRGVEQVDPFLLIDELGPTEIAPGKAVGAPEHPHKGFEIITYILAGDNEHRDSHGNRGRLRSGDVQYMVAGSGLQHEELPSEEFQRTGGRNHGFQIWANLKRADKAMAPRYKDVRASDVPVVHPSAGVEARVIAGDLFGASGPVRTVTPWTYVHAILAPGTQIVQPVPRGWTATIYVFDGVGAIGTRELRLGDYAVFADNGETIGIANAGSTPLQALLLCAEPTHEPMARYGPFVMNTIDEIRDAFEDYRAGRFGTIKPELAR, from the coding sequence ATGTCCGTTCACGTCTCCGGAGCGCAGCGCTCCCTCGCCCGCGTCATCCCGTCCGTCGAAGTGCTCGAGGGCGGCGGCTTCCAAGTGCGCCGGCCGCTGCCGACGCGCGGCGTCGAGCAGGTCGATCCGTTTCTGCTCATCGACGAGCTCGGCCCGACCGAGATCGCGCCCGGCAAGGCGGTCGGCGCGCCGGAGCATCCGCACAAGGGCTTCGAGATCATCACCTACATCCTCGCCGGCGACAACGAGCATCGCGACTCGCACGGCAACCGCGGCCGCTTGCGCAGCGGCGACGTGCAGTACATGGTCGCCGGCAGCGGCCTCCAGCACGAGGAACTGCCGAGCGAGGAGTTCCAGCGCACCGGCGGCCGCAATCACGGCTTTCAGATCTGGGCGAATCTGAAACGCGCCGACAAGGCGATGGCGCCGCGCTACAAGGACGTCCGCGCGAGCGACGTTCCGGTGGTGCATCCGTCCGCAGGCGTCGAAGCGCGCGTCATCGCGGGCGATCTGTTCGGGGCGAGCGGGCCGGTCCGCACCGTGACGCCGTGGACGTACGTGCACGCGATCCTCGCGCCGGGGACGCAGATCGTGCAGCCCGTCCCGCGCGGCTGGACGGCGACGATCTACGTCTTCGACGGTGTCGGCGCGATCGGAACGCGCGAGCTTCGCTTGGGAGACTATGCGGTATTCGCCGACAACGGCGAAACGATCGGGATCGCGAACGCCGGGAGCACACCGCTGCAGGCGCTGCTGCTGTGCGCCGAGCCGACGCACGAACCGATGGCGCGTTATGGTCCGTTCGTGATGAACACGATCGACGAGATTCGCGACGCCTTCGAAGACTATCGCGCGGGCCGTTTCGGCACGATCAAGCCGGAACTCGCACGCTGA